The window CGCAGGGCAAGCCAGCATATGAATTTGAAACGGCTGTCGAACGTCATAACGATCGTAAAGTCGTTCGGACACTGCCGCTGTTCGAGCAGTTGGCAGGCTACCGGATACAGACGGAACGAGAGAAGGCGGACGTCGCATATTCCTTTGTTAATACGCTGGTTACGGGGCTGGTGGAGATTGCCGCAGAGGCGTGCGATAAAACGGGCATTCCTGCGATTGGCATAACCGGCGGAGTCTCGTACGATGTGCCGATAGTCAGGATGGCTGAGACGCGGGTAAACGAGAAAGGATTAACGTTTTTAACGCATGATAAGATACCGAATGGTGACGGCGGCATCTCGATAGGGCAGAATGCCATCGTTGGTCATTTAAGGAACGGGGATAAAGGAAAGGATACGTAACATGTGTTTGGGGATACCGGCGAAAGTGGTGGAGATCCGCAGCAGCGGGGAAGAAAGCGTGCGCAGAAAGGCAAAGGCAGATTTCGGCGGTGTCGCACGCGAAATTGATATCTCACTCGTCGATGTCAACATCGGCGATTACGTCATTGTCCATGCGGGCTTTGCCATCGAGACGATCGATGAGGCAGAGGCGCTCGAGGCGATTAAGCTCTGGCAAGAGCTGATCGAGAAGTACGAGGATTTGGGTTAGCTTAGACGCTAAGCGCGTAGAACATTACGATTAAGCGAGATTGATTCTTTGACACACCCTTCTGAACTCCACCTGTAGTTCAAGATCGCGAACGATTTTACGAGGATAACTGCCCATCGTATCTCACGTTCTCAAATTCGAGGCAGGCGCTGACAACGCTACGGGCTTGGGATAGTCTTTCACAAATTTTTTTATATAGTAGATCCCATAATGTAAATTTAACGTTATGTCTCCCGAAAAATTTGCACTCGGATTGATGGTGATGTCCATCGGCATAAGTCTTTTTGGGAATTTATCTGCCAGTTTCTTGTGGTGGTTCTATACGACAGGGAAAGAAGAGAGAAAAAGGGCGTGGCCAAGACTTCGCATCGTGGGAGTATTCAGCTTAGTTCTCTTTGGCGTATTTTTTATAGGTGGTTTCATCATTTTTCTATCTGCGGTTTGATTACCGAAGTATTACTTTGGAAAGTGAGCTTTCGCTGAAGAGGTATCATATACATCATCAACAAGTGATTTCATCACTAAGTCTCATCCGGCCCGTGTATTCGCATTGCGCAGCGAAATTTTAGCTACTTATATCTCTCTATTATAGAAACGAGATAGTAGACGACCCATGTTCACGTACCGAAACGAGAAGTTAGCGCAGGAGATCGTGGCGAAGTTGAAGGCTCTGAACCTCACGTTGCGCTTGATGCATGTCTGCGGCACGCATCAGGATACTTTGATGCGGTACGGCTTGAATTCGATGTTGCAGGAGGTCGGAGTGGATGTCCGGGCTGGCCCCGGCTGTCCGGTCTGCGTAACGACGCCGAAGGAGATAGAAGAGGCCATTGCGTTAGCGCGCAGTGGGAAGGTGGTTGCCACGTTCGGCGATATGTTCAGAGTGCCGGGCGAAACGCAATCGTTAGCAGAAGTGAAGGCTGAGGGTTACGATGTGCGAATGGTCTACAGTATCACTGACTGCATCGCTTTAGCGGCAAAGACGGATAAGGACGTTGTCTTCTTCTCCATCGGGTTCGAAACGACCGCGCCAACGCCTGCATCGGTCATTCTGAGTAGGCCCCCTGAGAATTTCTCGATACTCTCGACGCACCGGCTCATCCCGCCCGCAATGGCGGCACTGCTCAACATGGGCGAGTTAAAGATAGACGGGTTCATCGATCCCGGTCACGTTTCCGCGATCATCGGTGCCGGGCCGTACGAATTCCTATCGCGGGACTACCATATCCCTCAGGTGATTGCAGGCTTTGAGCCGCTGGATCTACTCGTTGCCGTTTATATGCTTGCCATGCAGATACGCAGGGGCGAGGCGAAGGTGGAGAACGAATACACACGCGTGGTCAAGCGTGAGGGTAACGAGAAGGCGAAGCGAATAATGGAGACGGTTTTTGAGCCCTGTGACGTCGGCTGGCGTGGTTTCCCCGTTATACCCGGCAGTGGCCTCACGTTAAGAGATGAGTTCGCCGCGTACGATGCGCGAAAACGGTACGAAGACGATTTGAGCACGTTGCCCTGCGATTATAAAGAGCCGGAAGGCTGTCGCTGTGGCGAAATCCTGCGTGGGATAGTGGATCCAGACGAATGCCCGCTCTTCGGTACGGGTTGCACGCCGCAGCATCCTATAGGACCCTGCATGGTCTCACGCGAAGGCTGCTGCAATATTATGTTCCGATACGGCACATTGTAGGGGTGAAGGAACGTGACCTCTGCCGTGCGTACCCTGAAAACTCATGCTTCCGTACCCGCTCACCGTTTTCACCACTGCAAACTCGCTCGTTTTCAAACTCCAGCCATGGACTCGCTTACTATCGCTAATAAAAGATTTCTAAGCTTTTAATAGCCGTTTAAGCAAATGAAATTTTGGTACAGCTTTAAATACCTGCGGATTTTTGTTTGTTCTGTTACAAATTATCGTGACGGTTCGGACGGAGGACACATAAAAAATGAAACTGAAGGCTAAAGAAAAAGAAGCGAAAGCAACGCAATCTTTTCTGAAGAGCGGTTTATGCGCGGCACTGGTCGTGAGTCTTGCGCTCATGGCGTTTACCATGACGGCAAATGCCGGGGTTATTAACGTGCCCGGCGACCAGGCCACCATCCAGGCGGCGATCAACGCGGCGGGCACCGGCGATACGATCATTGTGCATGACGGCACGTGGAAGGAGAACCTCGTGGTGAATAAGTCAGACATCGTCATTCAATCAGATAACGGCTCCGCGGTTACCATCATCAGCTCGAACCAGACGAACACGACCGTGGTCGACATCACCGACCAGACGAACGTCACGCTCGACAACTTCACGATTCGGGATGCACACGGCACCTCTGGATCTGTAGCGGGCATCTACATGAAAAACGCGACCGAGTGCACCATCTCGAGCAACATCGTGACAAACATCTCCGGGAATAAATCTCACACCCACGGCATCTTTCTGTATTCCTCAACTCGGTGCAACCTGACCAGCAATCTCGTGACGAACATCTCAACCACGGAGAATACCCAAGCCTACGGCATCCGACTGCGTTTCTCAGACAACAACACGTTCAGCGCAACCACCGTTTCGAACGTTACGGCAGATGACAACACGTATGGCATCGCAACTTTACAATCAAACAATAACACGTTCAGCTCAACCACCGTTTCGAACGTTACGGCAACCACCCTCAACGCTTTTGGGATCAGTATTGGATTTTCTTCAGATAATAACTCCTTCGAGATACGCACCGCTGTTTCGAATGTTACTGCAAACCAAGGTGCTACGGGCATTGACGTAGATTCTGCAGCGAAGAACCGGTTTGATATCACCTTGGTTTCCGGGATCAGAGGTAAGTATGCCTCGGGCGTTGCCCTTATCGATCCTGAAACACAAGAGAACGTCTTTAACGACACGACAATTAGCACGCTCAGGGCAACCGAGACCGTCCGCGGTGTTTCCGGATATAGTGTAATAAACAACCGGTTTACCGACACGGCAATTGCCGATCTCTCCTGTAGCAAGGCTTATGGCGTTTACCTCGACCGTGATGCGGACAACAACACCTTTACCGGCACGTCCATCTCAAATCTCACGGCCGTCAACGATACCTACGGCGTTTATCTCGAAGAGGCAAACGACAACAACTTCACCGGCACGATCGTCGCCAATCTCTCGTGCAACCAATCGTACGGCATCTATATGGAAAAATCGGATAACAACTCGTTCAGCGACACTGCCGTCTCTTCACTTAACGCGACCGATGACGCCTTCGGCATCTATCTGTATGAATCAAGCAGCAACAGCTTCAGCTCCAGCACTTCCGTCTCCAATGTTACGGCAACGGGACCCAACGGTCTAGCCTGCGGCATCGTTCTGTCTACTTGGAGCAACAACAACACCTTCGGCTCCAGCACCGCCGTCTCCACTATTATGTCAACCAACTACGACGCCTATGGCATTTGGCTGTCTTTTGCAAACAACAACACCTTCAGCTCCAGCACCGCCATTTCCTCTGTTTCAGCACAATGGCAGGCCTACGGCATCGTTCTGGGTTCTTCAAATAACAACACCTTCAGCTCAACCACCGTTACCAACATTAGGGCAACCGACTGGAAAACCTACGGCGTTTCTCTGTCGCTTTCAAGCAACAACAGGTTTAACCCGAGCACCGCTGTTGCCAACATTATGTCAACCAACAACGACGCCTACGGCATCATGCTCAAAACTTCGAGCAACAACAACACCTTCAGTTCAACCACCTCCGTTTCCAACATCAGCGCAAACAAGACCACCTCCGGCGTCTCTCTCACTTCTAATTCAGACAACAACTCCTTTACCGACACCACCGTTGCCAATCTTGCGTGCAACCAATCGTACGGCATCTCTCTGAGCAATTCAAACAACAACTCGTTTACTACCACCACCGTTTCCGACCTCAACGCATCGATATACGCGACCGGCATTGGCCTTGTGCTATCAACTAACAACAACTTCAGCGGCCGCACCACCCTCACTGACCTTAATGCAGTCAATGCTGCAACTGGCATCTTCCTCTTTATTTCATGCTCCAACTCCTTTGAGACGACGTTCGTTTCGTACCTCGACGCAACCTCCGGTGACGCCATCGGCATTCAGCTCACCGGGAGCTCGCACGACAATCTATTCAGCGGCACCATGTCAATCTCACAGCTCACGGCATCAGACGAAAGTAAAGGCGTCGACGTGATCGCCTCTAACAATAACCGGTTCAACTCGGACAAGGTCATCTCGCAGCTTGTTGCGGGTACTGACGCTTACGGTATCTATCTGTCAGGGGCAGACCTCAACGAATTCTACGGGTTCTCCATTTTCGGCTTAACCGCTGCTGGAACGACGACGACCTACGGTGTTCACATCGAGTCAGGGAGCGATAACAATACGATCGCGGAGGGTGAGATTCGGGACAACAACCACGGGATATGGATCGAAGACTCGTCCGGCAACACGATCATCCGCAACATGATCATCAACAACTCAAACAATGGAGGCGGGGATACGGGTGTGCATGTCAATGAGAATTCCGATTGGAACAGGATAAACGAGAACTGCTTCTACGATAACGTGCTACAGGCATATGACGATGGAGCACATAACAACTGGGATCGGAACTTCTGGTCGCCGCCACCGGGCGTAACGGGTGATTACACGATACCTGGAGGGGCGGGAGCGAAGGACTACCATCCCTTGAGCTACTGCCCGATGTGTCCCCAGAAAATGCCTGTACTCACGCCAGTAGGAATCCTCGCATTGCTGAGCGCACTTTCGGTCGTCTTCGCCGTGAGCATACGGATGAGAAGAATGAAGGAGGAGTAAGCACTCCTCCGGTTTTTATTTTTGGACGATGTGAAGAACGCACGCGCGTTTGTTACGGAGTGGTATACGCATAATTATCACGGGACGCGTGCTTTGTCGTCGTGATCCTGCCAGTGCCATACAGTAACCGTTTTGCTCTCTCCTTTCTACTACGTGACGCATCGATCGATGTGGGCGAACGGCATAGCAAAATGGCAGTTCGCTCGAAAAAAAGCAACAGAAAAATTTTTATCCCTTGCTACTATTATTGATAAGGTGAGGGAAGTGGAAGTGATAAGGGTAAAATGGCAAAGGAGAAAAGCCGGCCGCGAGTGAAGAAAGTAAGATCGGCGTGCGAACGGGTAAATGAAGCGTTCTCAAAAATATCTAACTTAGAGGGAACGGTCCACGATGGATTTAAAAAAATCTATAAAAATAGGCCTGTTCTCACACTCATTCTCGCAATACTCTTTTTTGTCGGTGTTGCGTTCTTTCACGGTTATGTCCATGTCCTGGTAGCAGACTGGCTCCATGAAGATCCCGGGCAGCAGGACAATATAGTGGAGGACATAATAGAACCGGAAAAAACCCTTTACCGCCTGACAACCGGTGACGACGCGTATATCCAGATCTGGGAACCATGCACGAGTCGTAGCGCCCCGGATAAGGGGTGGCTAATCGCTGAAAATCCCTTTTACAAGCTCAGCATCAATCTTGACTACAGTTACTATCTGATCTTTGACAAGGTGCACGACAAGGATATTCTGGTTTATGACGATTCGGTCACGAGCGAGATCGATATGCTCACCGGCTGTGACCTTGGTTTTGGCGATCATAACGGAGATAACCCCCTACACTATGCAACCACCGCGCTCTATGATATCGACGGATTAGCGTATGAGATAGCCTATGAAGATGAAAAGCGGGGCTTTGTGCTGATCAATACCCAGGGATGGGATACACGCCAGAAAGAGGTGGAGAAGGGGTATGACGTGGAAGCAGAGGTTATGTTCGGCATATTTGCAGATAAGCCGTACTTTGTTAACGCCGTCGAGCTCACCAACTTACAAAAGATGGGCTATGTCTACCAAAACCCCTATAAGGACCCTGATGAAATTGTGCAATCTTGGGTCCTGTTTGATGACTACCGATCGACCTGCATGCAAGGCGGGGACAACTCACATGGCGATACCTGGGGTCCACCGTTACTCTACAACGTCACCACGCTCAGTCGAACCGAGCGAAAGCCATGGCACGTCGGCTCCGCGGCGTTTTCCAAGATGTTCCCCAACCATATCATCCTTGGTGATAAGATCGGCGGTGGCATCATCTTCTCGTTACCCGACGGCATATTCCGGTTTGACGACCGTTTGGGGGCCTATGGTGATCAGATCGTGGGAGAATTCATCATCAATGTAGACGAGCCCCAAGAAGCTATCACATTCACCGTGAATCCGGTAAACGAGCTCCTATTCTTCTATGATTTCCTCGAATTCAACACCGTTGATGGCTACAAGGAACTGATGGAAAGTACCTGCGAGAAGTACGGTGTGGAATATCCCAACGAAACGCTCGATGCCCACAATTGGAGAACGAAGCGATATGCGTACGTGATAACCCTCGTGGATCACTGGTATGACGCAGAGACAGATCGAGTCTCAGCGGAAGCGTGGACGTTGGCTGACCAAGGCCTTGCCGATTTTTACGTGTATCAAGAAAGAGTACGCACAGAGATGGAAAAAACCACGCCGCTCGCTTCTCACTAAAAACTCGCTTTATTATTCTAGCTCTTACGCCTCAGCACCATGTAAGCCACTGCCAGTAAGCCACCAATAGCAACGAGTACTTCAAATCCTGGCGTGGGGAACTCAAATCCGCTCTCGGGTTCTTCAGGTATTTCTGGCGTTGATGGTGGGCTTGGGCTTGGTGTCGGTACTATCGTTGTTGCTGTTGGAAGTGGCGTAGGTGTTGATGTAGATCGCAAGGGGAGATTTGGATCCAACGGAAAGGGATCATCGCCATCTTTGAACCCGTCTCCGTCTGTATCAGCGTTGTCCTTATCGGTCCCGAGAATCAACTCCTGGAGATCGCTGAGGCCGTCATCGTCTGAATCTGCATGAGTGCCACCACCTCCTCCTGACTTTGAAGGTTTTTTCGGCGTCACCGAGCCAGACACTGAAAAGACACTGTAATGCGAGATATTTGCCCAGACGTAATGTTCTGCGGGGTTAACGCCACCGATGGGTATCTCCTCCCATTCCTCAGCCGTTTCATTAAAATACCGCAGCCGTAATGAGCTCTCATCGATATCTCCTAGTTCTGTTTGGTCATAGTATACCCTCACGAGCACCCATTCAGTGCTCTTCGCCACGTTTTCGCTGACGTCCGCATAGACATAGCCGCCGACATTTTCGCCATTACTGTCCTCAGGAATACCCTCTGGTGGGATCCCGGCTTTTTGGACACGCATCGAGCCGGCAAAGTAATCCTCCTTTGCACTAATGTCAAAGTCAACGTCTGACGTTTCGGCAATTACCGTGAGCGTTTTGCTATCCTTTATACCGACGAGATTGCTATCGCTATAATCTGCGCCCATCACGAGGTCCGCAATTCGTTCTTCACCGTCGATTTCGTAGGTTATTCCATTTATCGTTAGAGTTCCCGCCGATATGACTCCGTCCGTCACAATCGCATTAGCTACGGTAACGTCATGCAACGTCGTCCTAACTACCACACTACTGGTTATTACCGACTCGGTTATAGTGGAGCCAGAAATGGTTGAGTTAATGATCGCAGATCCATTTATCGTTGAATCATTTATTGAGGATGTAACGAGCGCTGAATCCTCTATGGTTGAATCGACAGATTCAGAATCAACTTCACCGCGAACGATTGTCCGTGTTTCAATACTATCTTTCACGGTGGGCTCGCCCCGTGAATGCGCTTCTACGATCGCTCTGTAAATACCTGGCTCCGGATCGCCGACGCACAGCTCGATCGTTTCGTAATCACGTTCACCCGGACCAAGCGAAACTGTATCTGGTTCCAAAACTAACGTAGTGGGATCATCACCACTCGAATTAGTCAAATCGAAGGTATCGGGGGTGTTTCCAAGGTTCTCCACCACAATAGAGTACGTCGCGTTTCCGTTATCGATGACCTGCAAAGATGGCGTGATAATCTCGGATACAGATAGACTCACGCCATAAATGATATCCTCCTGAATGTACCACGTGTTATTAAAGATGGTCTTCTCGGCATCTGGTGATGAATGAATAAAGACTTCAAAATAATAGTTGGAAGCTGCATCGTTGTCTGCTATCGTATTGTTCGTCGAGGAATATAACGATACGCCAAAATAGCTTGAGGAGAGTGTATTCGCCGATATGTTGTTCAGACTGGAATTAAACAAAGAGATACCGTCATAGGTGTTCGAATCTGCTAGGTTTCTCGAGAGCAAATTATTATTGGATAAATATAATAGGATACCATGAATCTTATTTGAGTTAACAACGTTCCCGGTTAATTGTGTGTCCTCGGTAAAGAGCAGGCCGATACCTATCCAATTAAAATAAGCAGTATTATTTTTGATCGAGCAAGAGGTGCAGTTTGAGAGGCAAATACCAAATATGTTGTTAGTATATACAGAATTGTTGGAAATGTTGTTACTGCTGCAGAGGTCCAATAAGAAGATCCCGTGAGCATTGTTATGATGTATCGAGTTAGAAAAGATTTGATTATCGCTCGTGTTACCGCCTAACCGAATGATGCCTAAGCCATACTGATTTGAAAATAACTCATTATGAGATACGGTGTTCTCACGACTCGAATGGAAGAGCGAGATACCACTCATCTCATTGAAGCTCGCCGCATTGTTGGTAACGATATTGTTGTTTGTATCGTTCGCGAGAGAGATTCCGGAATATTTGTTGTAACTCACGGTATTACTTTCTAGGGTATTATGATGCGTATCGTGCGCGAGGGCGATACCGGCACCGGCATTTGAATTGACCTTATTACCCTCCACAATGTTGTAGCTGCTCGTGCCAGAAAGTTCGAGACCACTAAAGTACTGTGAGTGACTAAAGTCGTTAGACCCGATAAAATTACCCATAGCATTGACAACGAACAGGCCACTATTATAATTAAACGTGGCAGAATTGTTGATCACCGTATTGTTGTCACACGAATCTGATAGTGCTATTCCGTCACTGTTATAATCAAAATTATTATCTTCTAGAGCATTAAAGCTCCCGCCATAGGGATAAAAATAGGCACCATATTGGTTGAAATTCGCGGTATTTCTTGTTATACTGTTATGACAGTTGTCAACATATAACGAAATACCAAACCAGCTGTTAGAACTAGCAATGTTGTTGGTTATGGTGTTGTTATTGTTATAACCCCAAAGAAACACGCCAGAGAATGTATTGTATTTCAAGGAGTTGTTACCAACGAAGTTATCATGGGAGTTATCGTATAGGAGAATTCCGTACGTATTAGAGTGTGCGATGGAATCAGAAACGGTATTTCCCGTCGAGCCGATGAAAATGATACCAATATAGTTGAAACTCGCGTTCGTATCACTTATCACGTTATTGCTACTCAAACTTAAGGGAGTGCTGCCTGCGGTGATTTTGGGGATGCTCCGTGGCGCGTTTAGAGCGTTTGTTCTGTAGTCACATCCCCCGTACCGGGCAACTCTGGTGAAACTTGCATTGGTAGGTCCGACAGT of the Methanomicrobia archaeon genome contains:
- a CDS encoding HypC/HybG/HupF family hydrogenase formation chaperone translates to MCLGIPAKVVEIRSSGEESVRRKAKADFGGVAREIDISLVDVNIGDYVIVHAGFAIETIDEAEALEAIKLWQELIEKYEDLG
- the hypD gene encoding hydrogenase formation protein HypD; protein product: MFTYRNEKLAQEIVAKLKALNLTLRLMHVCGTHQDTLMRYGLNSMLQEVGVDVRAGPGCPVCVTTPKEIEEAIALARSGKVVATFGDMFRVPGETQSLAEVKAEGYDVRMVYSITDCIALAAKTDKDVVFFSIGFETTAPTPASVILSRPPENFSILSTHRLIPPAMAALLNMGELKIDGFIDPGHVSAIIGAGPYEFLSRDYHIPQVIAGFEPLDLLVAVYMLAMQIRRGEAKVENEYTRVVKREGNEKAKRIMETVFEPCDVGWRGFPVIPGSGLTLRDEFAAYDARKRYEDDLSTLPCDYKEPEGCRCGEILRGIVDPDECPLFGTGCTPQHPIGPCMVSREGCCNIMFRYGTL
- a CDS encoding right-handed parallel beta-helix repeat-containing protein — translated: MKLKAKEKEAKATQSFLKSGLCAALVVSLALMAFTMTANAGVINVPGDQATIQAAINAAGTGDTIIVHDGTWKENLVVNKSDIVIQSDNGSAVTIISSNQTNTTVVDITDQTNVTLDNFTIRDAHGTSGSVAGIYMKNATECTISSNIVTNISGNKSHTHGIFLYSSTRCNLTSNLVTNISTTENTQAYGIRLRFSDNNTFSATTVSNVTADDNTYGIATLQSNNNTFSSTTVSNVTATTLNAFGISIGFSSDNNSFEIRTAVSNVTANQGATGIDVDSAAKNRFDITLVSGIRGKYASGVALIDPETQENVFNDTTISTLRATETVRGVSGYSVINNRFTDTAIADLSCSKAYGVYLDRDADNNTFTGTSISNLTAVNDTYGVYLEEANDNNFTGTIVANLSCNQSYGIYMEKSDNNSFSDTAVSSLNATDDAFGIYLYESSSNSFSSSTSVSNVTATGPNGLACGIVLSTWSNNNTFGSSTAVSTIMSTNYDAYGIWLSFANNNTFSSSTAISSVSAQWQAYGIVLGSSNNNTFSSTTVTNIRATDWKTYGVSLSLSSNNRFNPSTAVANIMSTNNDAYGIMLKTSSNNNTFSSTTSVSNISANKTTSGVSLTSNSDNNSFTDTTVANLACNQSYGISLSNSNNNSFTTTTVSDLNASIYATGIGLVLSTNNNFSGRTTLTDLNAVNAATGIFLFISCSNSFETTFVSYLDATSGDAIGIQLTGSSHDNLFSGTMSISQLTASDESKGVDVIASNNNRFNSDKVISQLVAGTDAYGIYLSGADLNEFYGFSIFGLTAAGTTTTYGVHIESGSDNNTIAEGEIRDNNHGIWIEDSSGNTIIRNMIINNSNNGGGDTGVHVNENSDWNRINENCFYDNVLQAYDDGAHNNWDRNFWSPPPGVTGDYTIPGGAGAKDYHPLSYCPMCPQKMPVLTPVGILALLSALSVVFAVSIRMRRMKEE
- a CDS encoding right-handed parallel beta-helix repeat-containing protein encodes the protein MKTKRRLLGCLGLLVVLLAVGLLPFTVADHGHSDLPVEREAGSQTGRVTVTSASPVHNLNTSMNFSSIQEAIADSNTNDSHIIEVDPGTYSENVVVNKSVTIRSSSGDPLDTVVEAANASDHVFTVTDDHVILSGFTIEGATGDGKAGIYLASSSNHVTSTILRSNFYGIAAVNSLTGAQGASDNHESDLTREYLTVGPTNASFTRVARYGGCDYRTNALNAPRSIPKITAGSTPLSLSSNNVISDTNASFNYIGIIFIGSTGNTVSDSIAHSNTYGILLYDNSHDNFVGNNSLKYNTFSGVFLWGYNNNNTITNNIASSNSWFGISLYVDNCHNSITRNTANFNQYGAYFYPYGGSFNALEDNNFDYNSDGIALSDSCDNNTVINNSATFNYNSGLFVVNAMGNFIGSNDFSHSQYFSGLELSGTSSYNIVEGNKVNSNAGAGIALAHDTHHNTLESNTVSYNKYSGISLANDTNNNIVTNNAASFNEMSGISLFHSSRENTVSHNELFSNQYGLGIIRLGGNTSDNQIFSNSIHHNNAHGIFLLDLCSSNNISNNSVYTNNIFGICLSNCTSCSIKNNTAYFNWIGIGLLFTEDTQLTGNVVNSNKIHGILLYLSNNNLLSRNLADSNTYDGISLFNSSLNNISANTLSSSYFGVSLYSSTNNTIADNDAASNYYFEVFIHSSPDAEKTIFNNTWYIQEDIIYGVSLSVSEIITPSLQVIDNGNATYSIVVENLGNTPDTFDLTNSSGDDPTTLVLEPDTVSLGPGERDYETIELCVGDPEPGIYRAIVEAHSRGEPTVKDSIETRTIVRGEVDSESVDSTIEDSALVTSSINDSTINGSAIINSTISGSTITESVITSSVVVRTTLHDVTVANAIVTDGVISAGTLTINGITYEIDGEERIADLVMGADYSDSNLVGIKDSKTLTVIAETSDVDFDISAKEDYFAGSMRVQKAGIPPEGIPEDSNGENVGGYVYADVSENVAKSTEWVLVRVYYDQTELGDIDESSLRLRYFNETAEEWEEIPIGGVNPAEHYVWANISHYSVFSVSGSVTPKKPSKSGGGGGTHADSDDDGLSDLQELILGTDKDNADTDGDGFKDGDDPFPLDPNLPLRSTSTPTPLPTATTIVPTPSPSPPSTPEIPEEPESGFEFPTPGFEVLVAIGGLLAVAYMVLRRKS